One window of the Shewanella khirikhana genome contains the following:
- a CDS encoding DUF1852 domain-containing protein has translation MSNEFSFSIKSICFDEHYVPSDSTRITTNFANLARGERRQQNLRNTLTMINDRFNSLAHWDNPNANRYSVELEIVSVDIQIEAQANAFPSIEVLKTNIIDHKTNERIEGLVGNNFSSYVRDYDFSVLLLEHNKGRQGFSIPENFGELHGRLFQHFVKSDAYKSQFNKRPVICLSVSDSKVYQRSTNQHPVLGFEYLPNESSLTEQYFNKMGLNVRYFMPAGCAAPLAFYFFGDLLNDYSNLELIGTISTMETFQKIYRPEIYNAHAAAGQRYQADLKSQQHSLTKIVYDREERSKLAIQQGKFAEEHFIKPHRAFLEQWSANFSQSVA, from the coding sequence ATGAGTAACGAATTTTCTTTTTCAATCAAAAGCATCTGTTTTGATGAGCATTACGTCCCATCCGACAGCACCCGCATCACCACCAATTTTGCCAACCTGGCCCGGGGTGAGCGTCGCCAGCAAAACCTGCGCAATACCCTGACCATGATTAACGACAGGTTCAACTCGCTGGCCCATTGGGACAACCCCAACGCCAATCGTTACTCGGTTGAGCTGGAGATAGTGTCGGTGGATATCCAAATCGAAGCGCAGGCCAATGCCTTTCCGTCGATTGAGGTACTGAAAACCAACATCATCGACCACAAAACCAATGAACGGATTGAAGGGCTGGTGGGCAATAACTTCTCTTCTTACGTGCGGGATTACGATTTCAGCGTGTTGCTGCTGGAGCACAATAAAGGCAGGCAAGGGTTCAGCATTCCGGAAAACTTTGGCGAGCTGCACGGACGGCTGTTCCAGCATTTTGTGAAATCCGATGCCTACAAGAGCCAGTTTAACAAGCGGCCGGTGATTTGCCTCAGTGTGTCCGATAGCAAGGTGTACCAGCGCAGCACCAATCAGCATCCGGTGCTGGGCTTTGAATACCTGCCCAATGAGTCGTCACTGACAGAGCAGTATTTCAATAAGATGGGCCTGAATGTGCGCTACTTTATGCCCGCAGGCTGCGCTGCGCCGCTGGCGTTTTACTTCTTTGGTGACCTTCTCAACGACTACAGCAACCTTGAGCTGATTGGCACCATCAGCACCATGGAAACCTTTCAGAAAATCTACCGCCCTGAAATCTATAACGCCCATGCCGCCGCCGGACAGCGTTATCAGGCCGATTTAAAGAGCCAGCAGCACTCACTCACCAAAATCGTCTACGACCGTGAAGAGCGCAGCAAACTGGCAATTCAGCAGGGCAAGTTTGCCGAGGAGCATTTTATCAAGCCCCACAGGGCGTTCCTCGAGCAGTGGTCCGCCAATTTTTCTCAATCAGTTGCCTAA
- a CDS encoding spondin domain-containing protein encodes MNKLPMKTSLLALALLGLGACSDSDNLPPPPPEPPAPPPVVMKSFEVTVTNLTANQPMSPLALVSHDDDIALWQIGESASVALEQLAEGGDSSGLDAISGVDTLVRGTGILPPGMSESLTLTLAEDKVDALSLLTMLVNTNDAFSGFNAMDIESMENGVSKSLRLMAYDAGTEANSEAKGTIPGPADGGEGFNAARDDVNRVHVHPGVISQDDGLADSVLHASHKFDNPVLKVTITRTE; translated from the coding sequence ATGAATAAGCTTCCCATGAAAACCAGCCTGCTGGCGCTTGCCCTGTTGGGGCTGGGAGCCTGCTCCGACAGTGACAATCTGCCACCACCGCCGCCGGAGCCACCTGCGCCACCTCCAGTGGTGATGAAGAGCTTTGAAGTTACAGTCACCAACCTCACCGCCAATCAGCCGATGTCGCCGCTGGCGCTTGTCAGTCATGATGATGACATAGCACTGTGGCAAATAGGTGAAAGTGCCAGCGTGGCGCTGGAGCAACTGGCCGAAGGTGGCGACAGTAGCGGACTCGATGCCATCAGCGGTGTTGATACCCTGGTGCGCGGCACAGGCATTTTGCCGCCGGGCATGAGTGAAAGCCTCACGCTCACACTCGCAGAAGATAAGGTAGATGCCCTGTCGCTGCTGACCATGCTGGTTAATACCAATGATGCTTTCAGCGGTTTCAACGCCATGGATATCGAGTCCATGGAAAATGGCGTCAGCAAGAGCCTGAGGCTGATGGCATACGATGCAGGTACCGAGGCCAACTCCGAAGCCAAAGGCACCATCCCCGGCCCAGCCGATGGCGGCGAAGGTTTTAACGCCGCGCGGGACGATGTGAACCGGGTTCATGTGCATCCGGGTGTTATCAGCCAGGACGATGGTTTGGCCGACTCAGTGCTGCACGCGTCACACAAGTTCGACAACCCTGTGCTCAAGGTAACCATCACACGCACCGAATAA
- the hemE gene encoding uroporphyrinogen decarboxylase, producing the protein MAELKNDRYLRALLKQPVDVTPVWMMRQAGRYLPEYRATRAQAGDFMSLCKNAELACEVTLQPLRRYELDAAILFSDILTIPDAMGLGLYFETGEGPRFERKADTLEAIKALPIPDPEDELGYVMRAVSTIRRELKGEVPLIGFSGSPWTLATYMVEGGSSKAFEKIKRMMYSEPMALHLLLDKLADSVILYLNAQIANGAQSVMIFDSWGGALSHSAYREFSLRYMQKIVDGLTREADGRKVPVTLFTKGGGLWLESMAETGCDALGLDWTVDIADARRRVGHKVALQGNMDPSMLYAPIPRIEEEVEQILAGFGEGTGHVFNLGHGIHQHVDPEHAGAFIKAVHEKSRKYHK; encoded by the coding sequence ATGGCAGAATTGAAAAACGATCGTTACCTGCGCGCCCTGCTTAAACAACCCGTGGATGTCACTCCCGTGTGGATGATGCGTCAGGCGGGCCGTTATCTTCCTGAATACCGCGCCACCCGTGCCCAGGCCGGTGACTTTATGTCACTGTGCAAAAACGCTGAACTGGCCTGTGAAGTGACTCTGCAGCCACTGCGTCGCTATGAGCTGGACGCCGCAATCCTGTTCTCTGACATTCTGACCATTCCCGATGCCATGGGCCTGGGTCTGTACTTCGAAACCGGCGAAGGCCCACGTTTCGAGCGCAAGGCCGACACCCTGGAAGCCATCAAGGCACTGCCTATCCCGGATCCGGAAGATGAGCTGGGCTACGTGATGCGTGCCGTGAGCACCATCCGTCGCGAACTCAAGGGCGAAGTACCTCTGATTGGTTTCTCCGGTTCGCCATGGACCCTGGCCACCTACATGGTGGAAGGTGGTTCCAGCAAGGCGTTCGAAAAAATCAAACGTATGATGTACTCCGAGCCAATGGCTTTGCACCTGCTGCTGGACAAGCTGGCCGACTCGGTCATCCTGTACCTGAACGCGCAAATCGCCAACGGTGCCCAATCAGTGATGATTTTCGACTCCTGGGGCGGCGCCCTGTCTCACAGCGCCTACCGTGAGTTCTCACTGCGTTACATGCAGAAGATTGTTGATGGCCTGACCCGCGAAGCCGATGGCCGTAAAGTGCCTGTGACCCTGTTCACCAAGGGTGGCGGTCTGTGGCTCGAATCTATGGCCGAAACCGGCTGCGATGCCCTGGGTCTGGACTGGACCGTGGACATCGCCGATGCCCGTCGCCGCGTAGGCCACAAGGTTGCGCTGCAGGGCAACATGGACCCATCCATGCTGTACGCGCCAATCCCACGCATCGAAGAAGAAGTTGAGCAAATTCTGGCTGGCTTCGGCGAAGGTACCGGTCACGTGTTCAACCTCGGCCACGGTATCCATCAGCATGTGGATCCTGAGCATGCAGGCGCCTTTATCAAGGCGGTACACGAGAAGTCGCGCAAGTATCACAAGTAA
- a CDS encoding DEAD/DEAH box helicase — protein MSFARLGLAPAITSALESLNYQQPTEIQQKAIPVVLSGRNLLAAAQTGTGKTAAFGLPLIERLSQGKTERKKRVRAVILAPTRELVVQVADNLGAYAANLPLTVLAMYGGVDMQAQKQALIAGVDILVATPGRLKDMYHQRAVYFEEIQVMVLDEADRMLDMGFIEVINDLISRMPTNRQNLLFSATLSPRIRELAKTAVPDPVEIAIAKPSKKEISQWLVTVDKDAKSALLSHLIQTEQWQQALIFIETKHGAAKLVSQLEKRGIRAEAFHSGRSQASREQVLSEFKDGSLQYLVATGVAARGIDVDKLERVVNYDLPFPPDEYIHRIGRTGRAGMTGEAVSLLSKDDFKNLCMIESRLGHVIERRVIEGFEPKKPIPVSILDYKPKSQPKAQRSSQRKAQRSSQPSSQLNSQPVSQPKARPEKPRASEGGTAAKNPWAAAQRKKPANPQRGTSAARSGTPKGKDSGKPRG, from the coding sequence ATGTCATTTGCCCGTCTGGGATTAGCTCCCGCCATTACTTCTGCACTTGAGTCGCTGAACTATCAACAGCCTACCGAGATCCAGCAAAAGGCAATCCCGGTAGTCTTAAGTGGCCGCAATCTGCTGGCCGCAGCGCAAACCGGGACGGGCAAAACGGCGGCATTTGGGCTGCCGCTGATTGAGCGCTTAAGCCAGGGTAAGACCGAGCGGAAAAAACGGGTACGGGCGGTGATTCTGGCGCCAACCCGGGAGTTGGTGGTGCAGGTGGCTGACAATCTCGGCGCCTACGCAGCGAATTTGCCGCTGACCGTGCTGGCCATGTATGGCGGTGTGGATATGCAGGCCCAAAAGCAGGCGCTGATTGCGGGCGTGGATATTCTGGTGGCGACGCCGGGTCGACTCAAAGACATGTACCATCAGCGCGCTGTGTATTTTGAAGAAATCCAGGTGATGGTGCTGGATGAAGCTGACCGCATGCTGGATATGGGCTTTATTGAGGTCATTAACGACCTTATCAGCCGTATGCCCACGAACCGCCAGAATCTGCTGTTTTCGGCGACTTTATCGCCACGGATCCGCGAACTGGCCAAAACTGCGGTGCCGGATCCGGTTGAAATTGCCATCGCCAAGCCCAGCAAAAAAGAGATTTCCCAGTGGTTGGTGACGGTCGACAAGGACGCCAAGTCGGCACTGCTGAGCCATCTTATCCAAACTGAACAATGGCAGCAGGCACTGATTTTCATTGAAACCAAACATGGTGCAGCCAAGTTGGTCAGCCAGCTTGAAAAGCGTGGCATCCGCGCAGAAGCCTTTCACAGTGGCCGCAGTCAGGCGTCGCGCGAACAGGTGTTGAGTGAATTTAAAGACGGCAGCTTGCAGTATCTGGTCGCCACCGGCGTGGCCGCCCGGGGGATTGATGTCGATAAGCTTGAACGGGTGGTGAACTACGATCTGCCATTCCCGCCGGATGAATATATTCACCGTATCGGTCGTACCGGCCGTGCGGGCATGACAGGGGAAGCGGTGTCTTTGCTGTCAAAAGATGATTTCAAGAATCTGTGTATGATTGAAAGCCGTCTCGGGCATGTGATTGAGCGGCGGGTGATTGAGGGATTTGAGCCCAAAAAGCCTATCCCTGTGTCTATTCTCGACTATAAGCCCAAGTCTCAGCCAAAAGCTCAGCGCAGCTCTCAGCGCAAAGCTCAGCGCAGCTCTCAGCCTAGCTCTCAACTCAACTCTCAGCCCGTCTCTCAACCAAAAGCTCGCCCAGAAAAGCCAAGGGCAAGCGAAGGCGGCACTGCAGCCAAAAACCCTTGGGCAGCGGCGCAACGAAAAAAACCTGCCAACCCACAGCGTGGAACCAGCGCCGCCAGATCAGGGACGCCAAAGGGCAAGGATTCAGGCAAGCCACGGGGCTAA
- the rsd gene encoding sigma D regulator, whose amino-acid sequence MLSQLERAEQRWGGANKLIDQWLENRRNLLVHYCQIAGLPPYEGRQSLPSADHVKAFCDLLVDYVSEGHFEIYNRVVSACETNGQSSQAIAKQLLPRIHNTTDAALDFNDKYTGSDDDNVLMQLDEDLSHLGDAMETRFQLEDQLLEVLHAKHS is encoded by the coding sequence ATGCTGAGCCAGCTTGAAAGAGCAGAACAAAGATGGGGTGGAGCCAATAAGCTCATCGATCAGTGGCTGGAAAACCGCAGAAATCTGCTGGTGCACTATTGCCAAATTGCCGGTTTACCTCCCTATGAAGGGCGACAGAGCCTGCCTTCTGCCGATCATGTCAAAGCCTTCTGCGACCTCTTGGTCGATTATGTCTCCGAAGGCCACTTCGAAATCTACAACCGGGTGGTGAGCGCCTGCGAAACCAACGGTCAGTCCAGCCAGGCCATTGCCAAGCAGTTGCTGCCACGCATTCACAACACCACGGACGCCGCACTCGACTTCAACGACAAGTACACAGGCTCAGACGATGACAATGTGCTGATGCAACTCGATGAAGACCTCTCCCACCTCGGCGACGCCATGGAAACCCGCTTCCAGCTCGAAGATCAGCTGCTCGAAGTGCTGCACGCCAAACACTCTTAA
- a CDS encoding methionine synthase: MKKLLPTSSAGSLPKPLWLAEPETLWSPWKLEGDALHDGKCDALRIALQEQQQAGIDIVSDGEQTRQHFVTTFIEHLNGVDFEKRETVRIRNRYDASVPTVVGPVSRTKPVFVEDAKFLRQQTTKPIKWALPGPMTMIDTLYDAHYKNREALAFEFAKILNEEAKELEAAGVDIIQFDEPAFNVFFDEVNQWGIAALERAIEGLKCETAVHICYGYGIKANTDWKQTLGSEWRQYEEIFPKLQQSSIDIISLECHNSRVPLELLELVRGKKVMVGAIDVANHAIETPEEVAATLRKALQFVDADKLYPCTNCGMAPLPRQVARGKLAALAAGAQLVREELVRKELVRGELAG; the protein is encoded by the coding sequence ATGAAAAAACTCTTACCTACCTCGAGTGCTGGCAGTTTACCCAAGCCGCTGTGGCTTGCTGAGCCCGAGACCCTCTGGTCGCCCTGGAAGCTTGAGGGCGATGCACTGCACGACGGCAAATGCGATGCACTGCGTATCGCCCTGCAGGAGCAGCAACAGGCAGGGATTGATATTGTCAGCGACGGCGAGCAAACCCGGCAGCACTTTGTTACCACCTTCATCGAGCATTTAAACGGGGTCGATTTTGAGAAGCGCGAGACGGTGCGCATTCGCAATCGCTACGATGCCAGCGTGCCGACCGTGGTGGGGCCTGTGTCGCGCACCAAACCTGTGTTTGTGGAAGACGCCAAATTCCTGCGCCAGCAAACCACTAAACCCATTAAATGGGCGCTGCCGGGGCCCATGACCATGATAGACACCCTTTACGATGCCCATTACAAAAACCGCGAGGCGCTGGCGTTCGAGTTTGCCAAAATCCTCAACGAAGAAGCCAAAGAGCTCGAGGCCGCCGGGGTCGACATCATTCAGTTTGATGAACCTGCCTTCAACGTGTTTTTTGATGAGGTAAATCAGTGGGGCATAGCGGCGCTGGAGCGCGCCATCGAAGGTCTTAAATGCGAAACCGCGGTGCACATTTGCTATGGCTACGGCATTAAGGCCAACACCGACTGGAAGCAAACCTTAGGCTCGGAGTGGCGCCAGTACGAAGAAATCTTTCCCAAACTGCAGCAGTCATCCATCGATATTATTTCGCTTGAGTGCCACAACTCCCGGGTGCCGCTGGAGCTTCTGGAACTGGTGCGCGGCAAAAAGGTGATGGTGGGCGCCATCGATGTGGCAAACCATGCCATTGAAACCCCGGAAGAAGTGGCGGCCACCTTGCGTAAGGCGCTGCAATTTGTCGATGCCGACAAGCTTTACCCCTGCACCAACTGCGGCATGGCGCCGCTGCCTCGCCAGGTGGCGCGCGGCAAACTGGCGGCACTCGCGGCCGGGGCCCAGCTTGTTCGAGAAGAGCTGGTTCGAAAAGAGCTGGTGCGTGGAGAGCTGGCTGGTTAA
- a CDS encoding sensor histidine kinase has protein sequence MKTLFSRLLLASTVLMLGLMLALGAFLEQSHRLGRDKVQQSLHLELAAHMAHINPMLSRGVTSDSALKEAFHDFMLLGPSFEIYTLSPTGQVLAFDAAPNKVVTGKVDLAPIARFLRGEPLPITGTDPRSGKQQKIFSVSELKDPSGKLTGYLYVIIGGEIYDSWHQLLASDIQSRGLGAGMLLAIGFVIALFLLLAKALSTPLRRLSKDLETLRLSGAEVGHTTLPGHYGGGAEIESLANNINLLLTTLSQQHQKLVNQQVARQQFLLHLSHDLKTPLTSLLGYLETFLITAEKQRDTAWLEAGMRSGEKLKSQLGELLELAALENGQIRVRSRLTPLKPVLDELGQCFAPKAQQKQIELCIDDPGALSLHTDPQLFGRVLANLVDNALRYTPQGGKISVSLLEGEQQTISIRDTGPGMGAELQAAWQQTGSTDLPQLGVGLSIVRQLTGLLGMKLMPVSRPGEGCEFRIELPA, from the coding sequence ATGAAAACCCTGTTTTCCCGGCTGCTGCTGGCCTCGACCGTATTGATGCTGGGGCTGATGCTGGCTCTCGGCGCCTTTTTGGAGCAAAGCCACCGGCTGGGGCGTGACAAGGTGCAGCAATCGCTGCATCTGGAGCTGGCGGCCCATATGGCCCATATCAACCCCATGCTGTCGCGGGGTGTCACCTCCGACAGCGCCCTCAAAGAAGCCTTTCACGACTTTATGCTGCTGGGGCCAAGCTTTGAGATTTATACCCTAAGCCCCACAGGACAGGTGCTGGCATTCGATGCCGCGCCAAACAAGGTCGTCACCGGCAAGGTGGATTTGGCGCCGATTGCGCGCTTTTTGCGGGGCGAGCCCCTGCCGATTACCGGCACGGATCCGCGCTCCGGCAAGCAGCAAAAGATTTTTTCGGTCAGTGAGCTGAAAGACCCCAGCGGCAAACTCACGGGTTACCTTTATGTCATCATCGGCGGCGAGATTTACGACAGCTGGCATCAGCTGCTCGCCAGTGACATCCAGAGCCGCGGCCTTGGCGCCGGCATGCTGCTGGCCATTGGCTTTGTGATAGCGCTGTTTTTGCTGCTGGCCAAGGCGCTGAGCACACCGCTCAGGCGATTGAGTAAAGATTTGGAAACCCTGCGGCTGTCGGGTGCCGAAGTGGGCCACACCACATTGCCGGGGCATTATGGAGGCGGCGCCGAAATAGAAAGTCTTGCCAATAATATCAATCTGTTGCTGACAACCTTGTCGCAGCAGCATCAAAAACTGGTGAACCAGCAAGTGGCCCGGCAACAGTTTTTGTTGCACTTATCCCACGATCTCAAGACGCCACTGACCTCACTGCTGGGTTATCTGGAAACCTTCCTCATTACCGCAGAAAAGCAGCGCGACACCGCCTGGCTTGAGGCCGGGATGCGCTCGGGGGAAAAACTTAAATCGCAACTTGGCGAGCTGCTGGAGCTGGCGGCGCTGGAAAATGGGCAGATACGGGTGCGTTCGCGCCTAACGCCGCTTAAGCCCGTGCTGGACGAGCTGGGTCAGTGCTTTGCGCCCAAGGCTCAGCAGAAACAGATTGAACTTTGTATCGACGATCCAGGCGCCTTGTCGCTGCATACCGATCCGCAACTCTTTGGCCGGGTGCTGGCCAATCTGGTGGACAACGCGCTGCGCTACACCCCTCAGGGCGGCAAAATCTCTGTCAGCCTGCTTGAGGGCGAGCAGCAGACCATCAGCATTCGCGACACAGGCCCCGGCATGGGCGCCGAATTGCAGGCGGCCTGGCAGCAAACCGGCAGTACGGATTTGCCGCAGCTGGGAGTCGGCCTGTCTATCGTACGCCAGTTGACCGGCCTGCTGGGCATGAAGCTGATGCCCGTCAGCCGCCCCGGTGAGGGCTGTGAGTTCAGAATTGAACTGCCAGCCTGA
- a CDS encoding spondin domain-containing protein has product MAHKILPAGALLAAALPFIGNAAELDISITNLTHGNHFTPVLIAAHGADMHLFQSGEMATAALQKMAEGGAIDELVTQVEGAGGVTVQNPAAGLMAAGSSVSGVMMDSGSQTHLSVVAMVLPTNDAFIGLDSWPIPTEPGTYTLYLNAYDAGTEANDEIINGAGAPGQPGIPAAPGGDGGSNGTGVADGSTNDKVHIHPGVLGDTDPNGGASDLDSRIHRWLNPVARVVVTVK; this is encoded by the coding sequence ATGGCCCACAAAATTTTGCCCGCAGGCGCCCTGCTTGCCGCTGCCCTGCCCTTTATCGGCAACGCCGCCGAATTGGACATCAGCATCACCAACCTCACCCACGGCAACCACTTTACTCCGGTACTGATTGCCGCCCATGGCGCTGATATGCACCTGTTCCAAAGTGGCGAAATGGCCACTGCCGCGCTGCAAAAAATGGCCGAAGGCGGCGCTATCGACGAGCTGGTTACTCAGGTCGAAGGCGCCGGTGGCGTAACAGTACAAAACCCCGCAGCTGGCCTGATGGCTGCAGGTAGCAGCGTGTCCGGCGTCATGATGGACAGTGGCAGCCAAACCCACCTGAGTGTGGTCGCCATGGTACTGCCCACCAACGATGCCTTTATCGGCCTGGATAGCTGGCCTATTCCCACCGAGCCTGGTACCTACACCCTGTATCTGAATGCCTACGATGCCGGTACCGAAGCCAACGATGAAATCATCAATGGCGCGGGCGCTCCGGGCCAGCCAGGTATTCCGGCAGCACCCGGCGGTGATGGCGGCAGCAACGGCACCGGCGTGGCCGACGGCTCAACCAATGACAAGGTGCATATCCACCCCGGCGTGCTGGGTGACACCGACCCCAATGGCGGCGCCTCTGATCTCGACAGCCGTATCCACCGCTGGCTCAACCCCGTGGCCCGCGTGGTTGTCACTGTGAAATAA
- a CDS encoding response regulator transcription factor yields MPYQINGSNTKDSHAMEGGVQILLVEDEQDLAQMIMVNLTALNFRVFHAASLHQAKALLQAKRIDLVLLDRMLPDGDGLLLCQQLRNAGQEMPVMLLTARDGEADTVLGLESGADDYMTKPFSVLELRARAKALLRRRLTAAPSRQLIEFEGLRIDVDSREVVAFDNPLPLTAKEFDLLAFLARHPQQVFSRTQLLDAVWGYRFDGFEHTVNSHINRLRGKLAHIPGSRELVQTVWGVGYKFAPPAAQAALH; encoded by the coding sequence ATGCCTTATCAGATTAATGGAAGCAACACCAAAGATAGCCATGCTATGGAAGGAGGGGTGCAGATCCTGCTTGTGGAAGACGAGCAGGATTTGGCCCAAATGATTATGGTTAACCTGACGGCCCTTAATTTCCGGGTCTTTCACGCCGCCTCTTTGCATCAGGCCAAGGCGCTGCTGCAGGCCAAGCGTATCGATCTGGTGCTGCTCGACCGCATGTTGCCCGATGGCGATGGCCTGTTGCTGTGCCAGCAACTGAGAAACGCAGGCCAGGAGATGCCGGTGATGCTGCTTACCGCCCGCGATGGCGAGGCCGATACAGTTCTTGGGCTCGAAAGCGGTGCCGACGACTATATGACCAAGCCCTTCAGCGTGCTCGAACTGCGTGCCCGTGCCAAAGCGCTGCTCAGACGCCGTCTGACCGCCGCACCTTCACGGCAGCTGATCGAATTTGAGGGACTGCGCATCGATGTAGACTCCCGCGAAGTGGTCGCCTTCGACAACCCCCTGCCCCTTACCGCCAAAGAATTTGATTTGCTTGCCTTTTTGGCCCGCCACCCGCAACAGGTTTTCAGTCGCACCCAACTGCTGGATGCCGTGTGGGGCTATCGTTTTGATGGCTTCGAGCACACGGTCAACAGCCATATCAATCGTCTGCGGGGCAAACTCGCCCATATCCCCGGCTCCCGTGAGCTGGTGCAAACCGTGTGGGGCGTGGGCTATAAATTTGCTCCTCCCGCAGCCCAGGCGGCATTGCACTGA